The nucleotide sequence AGAGGATGTGGACGTCCGACTTGAGCAGCAGACCGTTGTCAATCCGATGCTCGCCACCCTGCGGTAACGGTCTAATGTGAGCTGCTTGCAGCACTGGCTGGACCTTGTTCCCGGTGATGGCGCAGCGCCTGCCGTAGGCGCCCAGAATCACCGCTTTGAACGACTGCTGACCAAGGCGCTGCGGGACAAGACGCGGGTCACCGTACACCGGTCCAGATCGGTGCCAGGGCAGACCTGCATCGAGCTCGACGGTCACGCCCAACAGGCGGTGCAGCAGGAGGTCGAAGTACTCGGCTACAGACGGATCGGCGAGGTCATACGTCTTCCCCTGCACCACGTTGGACGCGAACCCTGGAGGCGGGTCAGCAGTCGAATCCTCGGGAAAGAAGACACTGTCCCGGACAAATATGCAGCCGATGGTCGGATCCTCGGCCGGCCCGATCGGCTGCTTGCGGTAGCGTCCGACGTTCCGGCGCATCTCGTCCAGGCTGGCCACGCCGTTGGCCTCGCCGAACAGCTCCCACGCCTCGGAAATCCTCAACTGCGTGAAGCCGCTGAAGAAGCCTCCGCCAACTATCCGATTGAGCGGGAAGTGCGCCTTGAAGAAGAAGGGCTCACCCGGGGTGAGTGCACGGAAGCCGCCGCCCGAGGGTCGCCAGAAGTTGACCTCCGTAAGGCCGGCTCGGGCGGCGAGAAACCGGTACCACCTCTTGTCCGTCACGCCGACGAATGTCCGCACGTGGATAAGGGTGCACGACTTTGATCTTCTCCGCCAGTCCCGAAAGTCGGCGTCGCGCAGTCGGAACCGTCAGGGCTCGCGCATCCAGGTGGCAGGATCGGTAATGAAGATGCCCTTGCCCTGACGCCGCCGGATGACGCGTAGCGCTTCGAGGCGGACGTAGACCATCTGGATGGTCGAGGAGCTGACCCCGAACCGCCCGGCCATGTCCGCTATGGAGGGCAGCTTGTCCCCCGGCCGCACCCGGCCGCTGTGCAGGTCTTTGATGATCTCATCGGAGATCCGGATGTAGTCCGGCGTCTGTGGCATGGCGCTCCTTGCGTGGCACGCCAATTTGATCACGACACGCGCCCGACGGACAACCAAGCGTTGCCACTCGGCACTTAGGCATATATGTTTGATCGCGAGCCGCTCCTCGCGTGGCACCGAGTTCGGCTCACCCCCCTTGGTCGGGACGCGTGCCCGTACCCGTCCCGACCAACCGAACTACCAGTCCTCCTCCCGCTGATCCCAGGCTGCGACGACCGCCTTCCCGACCCATCGTGCTTCCGCCTGCCCAGAAAGGACCGATGTGACCGACGCATATCGAGGTGGCCCGTTCCATGGAGCCGGCCTACCGGCCCGGTTGACCGCGCACGGCGCGCGGATCCGCGTGTTCGACCCGTGCCGCCGGGGCGTCGACCCCGAGCAGGTACGCGAGTTCCAGTCCCTGGTCGCCGACGAGCTGAGCGACCTCCACCGGTGGATACGCCTGCTCGGCGAGGAGAACGGCCGACTCCGGCGGGCGCTGCGCGACTGGCAGACCATGCACGCCCGCGAGTGCCGGCCACCGAACCAGGGCCACTGGTAGCTGTGCGCCCCGAGCCCGGCGACCTGCTGCGCATCGACGGCCGCGCCTCGGTGCAGTTCGGTGGCGACCGAGCCCTGACCTTCCGGGTCGTCTCGGTCTGCCCCCGGTCGACGTACACCGGCTGGGTCTGGCTGACCGGATACGTCCTCGACCGGCGCGGCCAGGCGGTCGACCGGCGCAAGATCTTCGTCCAGCTCACCGGCCTGCTGAGGGTT is from Micromonospora terminaliae and encodes:
- a CDS encoding HNH endonuclease; amino-acid sequence: MRTFVGVTDKRWYRFLAARAGLTEVNFWRPSGGGFRALTPGEPFFFKAHFPLNRIVGGGFFSGFTQLRISEAWELFGEANGVASLDEMRRNVGRYRKQPIGPAEDPTIGCIFVRDSVFFPEDSTADPPPGFASNVVQGKTYDLADPSVAEYFDLLLHRLLGVTVELDAGLPWHRSGPVYGDPRLVPQRLGQQSFKAVILGAYGRRCAITGNKVQPVLQAAHIRPLPQGGEHRIDNGLLLKSDVHILFDRGYLGVDPKYRLMVSPRLRSEFGNGDQFYAKAGHPITVPERRGDRPNSEFLEWHLDTVFKAA
- a CDS encoding cell division protein DivIVA, with the protein product MTDAYRGGPFHGAGLPARLTAHGARIRVFDPCRRGVDPEQVREFQSLVADELSDLHRWIRLLGEENGRLRRALRDWQTMHARECRPPNQGHW
- a CDS encoding winged helix-turn-helix domain-containing protein codes for the protein MPQTPDYIRISDEIIKDLHSGRVRPGDKLPSIADMAGRFGVSSSTIQMVYVRLEALRVIRRRQGKGIFITDPATWMREP